A DNA window from Leptolyngbya sp. KIOST-1 contains the following coding sequences:
- a CDS encoding glycosyltransferase family 4 protein — MVAQHRLVSDHIYKVFDEPGVYIFKASFEGKDVMARLVNHLKPGDWCFESLMWFFNWEIAKIRFRRWRSLHAMGVNYIVMANSLEEVWRCRALGIPVLLMPQGQFINEQVFTLANEDRDCRYDAFYAAQAVAFKRLHLAEYIKKLYVLTYACPENSLGEYDLRQFEPKVKHADWNKRYISDLQEITSLMQKSHCILALSKVEGAMWASLEGLLCGIPVVSTRSQGGRARYFTTENSRIVPSNPKAIAQAVEYYKYHTPDPQRVRDSALEKIFIDRKNTSKYFASKVLRKQGWSTCQVEHHLFHSKTGIGKFLLKGPDQDNSASTNHNRKTSA; from the coding sequence ATGGTTGCCCAACATCGCCTAGTCTCTGATCACATCTACAAAGTTTTTGACGAGCCTGGTGTTTACATTTTCAAGGCAAGCTTTGAAGGGAAAGATGTTATGGCTAGGCTTGTAAATCATCTTAAACCAGGGGATTGGTGTTTCGAAAGCCTAATGTGGTTTTTCAACTGGGAAATTGCAAAAATTCGTTTCAGGAGGTGGAGAAGTCTGCATGCCATGGGGGTGAACTATATAGTCATGGCCAATTCTTTAGAAGAAGTTTGGCGCTGCAGAGCATTAGGTATTCCAGTACTATTAATGCCTCAAGGTCAGTTCATTAACGAGCAGGTTTTCACCTTAGCAAATGAGGATCGCGACTGTCGTTACGATGCATTCTATGCGGCTCAAGCTGTAGCCTTTAAACGATTACACCTAGCTGAGTACATTAAAAAACTTTATGTCTTAACTTACGCTTGTCCTGAAAACTCACTGGGTGAATATGACTTGAGGCAGTTTGAGCCTAAAGTTAAGCATGCAGATTGGAACAAACGCTATATATCCGACCTTCAGGAGATCACAAGCTTGATGCAAAAATCTCATTGCATCCTTGCTCTATCAAAAGTTGAAGGAGCCATGTGGGCTAGCTTAGAAGGCTTGCTCTGTGGCATTCCAGTAGTCAGCACCAGGTCTCAAGGGGGCAGAGCACGTTACTTTACTACGGAAAATTCCCGTATTGTCCCATCTAATCCCAAAGCCATTGCTCAAGCAGTGGAATATTATAAATACCATACTCCTGATCCTCAAAGAGTAAGAGATTCTGCCCTTGAAAAAATATTTATCGACAGAAAAAATACTTCAAAATATTTTGCATCAAAAGTTTTGCGGAAGCAGGGATGGAGCACCTGTCAAGTTGAACATCATCTTTTCCACTCAAAGACTGGCATAGGAAAATTCTTGCTAAAGGGACCTGATCAAGACAACTCTGCCTCAACGAATCATAATAGAAAGACAAGCGCTTGA